A stretch of Caldilineales bacterium DNA encodes these proteins:
- a CDS encoding 8-oxo-dGTP diphosphatase, whose product MPPFILTTLIYAVRDGQVLMMHRYKEPNLGLWVAPGGKLHDDETPRECAIRELREETGLEAVDPQLRAIITELSARKDWQWLMFVYRTEVADGEVVSDEREGRLRWFPIAEIASLPIPEADAIFNPLVLDQRGPALELKFVYDDALRLIHWQKAAI is encoded by the coding sequence ATGCCCCCCTTCATCCTCACCACCCTCATCTATGCCGTGCGCGACGGCCAGGTGCTGATGATGCACCGCTACAAAGAGCCGAACCTGGGCCTGTGGGTGGCGCCGGGCGGCAAACTGCACGACGACGAAACACCGCGCGAGTGCGCCATCCGTGAATTGCGCGAGGAGACCGGATTGGAGGCCGTCGATCCGCAGTTGCGCGCGATCATCACCGAACTCTCGGCCCGCAAGGATTGGCAATGGCTGATGTTCGTCTATCGCACCGAGGTGGCCGACGGCGAGGTGGTGAGCGACGAGCGCGAGGGTCGCTTACGCTGGTTTCCGATCGCCGAGATCGCCAGCCTGCCCATCCCTGAAGCCGATGCCATCTTCAACCCGCTCGTGCTCGACCAGCGTGGCCCTGCCCTCGAGCTCAAATTCGTCTATGACGATGCCTTGCGCTTGATTCATTGGCAGAAGGCGGCTATCTGA
- a CDS encoding amino acid ABC transporter substrate-binding protein, whose translation MSRKFPFLLAILLIAALALAACGGAATPAPAAAPTAASAAPPPAAKTVTIGFTASQTGKYNVESSRQINGLNLWMADVNNAGGIKLSDGTVVTFASKFYDDESNGDRVQELYTRLATDDGADFLISPYSSGLTSSASVIAEQNGKVMITTGAASASNYQQGYSLVYQAYTPDTNYLTGAADLLHADAPAVKRIAIVHENDKFSTGVAEALKTHAEGLGYEIVLFEGYDSGTTDFAPFINKIQAANPEAILGGGHFQDGSTFARQLSEKGIATPYVGLLVAPPEPSFAELGDAAVGVFGPSQWEPLAAFTPEAAKAAGMAWKGITGAEFVQKYQAAHNEEPSYHAAGGYVAGLILQDAIERAGSLDSAAVQAALDAADMLTFFGHIKFDTSAENHGLQIGHEMVYVQWQRDSGGNLTKQVVWPAEGRTAPFITR comes from the coding sequence ATGTCTCGCAAATTTCCCTTTCTCCTGGCGATCTTGTTGATCGCAGCCCTGGCGCTGGCGGCCTGCGGCGGCGCTGCCACGCCGGCGCCGGCAGCCGCACCGACTGCGGCCAGCGCCGCGCCCCCGCCGGCGGCCAAGACCGTCACCATCGGTTTCACGGCCTCGCAAACGGGCAAGTACAACGTCGAATCCAGCCGCCAGATCAACGGCCTCAACCTGTGGATGGCCGATGTCAACAACGCCGGCGGCATCAAGCTCAGCGATGGTACGGTCGTCACCTTTGCCTCGAAATTCTACGATGATGAATCCAACGGCGACCGGGTGCAGGAGCTGTACACCCGTCTGGCCACCGACGACGGCGCCGACTTCCTGATCAGCCCCTATTCCAGCGGCCTCACCTCCTCCGCCTCGGTCATTGCCGAGCAGAACGGCAAGGTGATGATCACCACCGGCGCGGCCTCGGCCAGCAATTACCAGCAGGGCTACTCCCTGGTCTACCAGGCCTACACACCCGACACCAACTATCTCACCGGCGCCGCCGATCTGCTGCACGCCGACGCCCCCGCCGTCAAGCGCATCGCCATCGTGCACGAGAACGACAAATTCTCCACCGGCGTGGCCGAGGCCCTGAAAACGCACGCCGAGGGCCTGGGCTACGAGATCGTCCTCTTCGAAGGCTACGACTCCGGCACCACCGATTTCGCGCCCTTCATCAACAAGATCCAGGCGGCCAATCCCGAAGCGATCCTCGGCGGCGGCCACTTCCAGGACGGCAGCACCTTTGCCCGGCAGTTGAGCGAAAAAGGCATTGCCACGCCCTACGTGGGTCTGTTGGTGGCCCCGCCAGAGCCGTCCTTCGCCGAGTTGGGCGATGCCGCCGTCGGCGTCTTCGGCCCCAGCCAGTGGGAGCCGCTGGCCGCGTTCACGCCCGAAGCGGCCAAAGCCGCCGGGATGGCCTGGAAGGGCATCACCGGGGCGGAATTCGTGCAGAAATACCAGGCCGCGCACAACGAGGAGCCTTCGTACCATGCCGCCGGCGGCTATGTGGCCGGGCTGATCCTGCAGGACGCCATCGAGCGGGCCGGGTCGCTGGATAGCGCCGCGGTGCAGGCGGCGCTCGATGCAGCCGACATGCTCACCTTCTTCGGTCACATCAAGTTCGACACCAGCGCCGAGAACCACGGCCTGCAAATCGGCCACGAGATGGTCTATGTGCAGTGGCAGCGCGATAGCGGCGGCAATCTGACGAAACAGGTGGTGTGGCCGGCAGAAGGCCGCACCGCCCCCTTCATCACCCGCTGA
- a CDS encoding branched-chain amino acid ABC transporter permease → MKTLRSPGLWLPLLFVALFVVYPLITGSVSTRESMFTVLMSIALASSLNILLGYTGYVSFGHIVYFGLGGYVGFYLIDEQGWHLFPAALLGGLAAALLALLLGLSILRLRGAYFALATIGINEAMKAFAKQFSLFGGPNGMELNFAVYRGYGGANTALWLVFWSLAALALIVIVVSFMVKKSKFGLGLMAIREDEDAAEVMGVVAPRAKTWAYVLSAFFPGIIGVLFFFKNGVIEPESAFRLHLSIELLVMVMLGGQGTVLGPALGGAAYQILRRTLLTSPLFRDIQLVVAGVLLLLIVLFIPSGAVGWLRSRWAALRRVLE, encoded by the coding sequence ATGAAGACACTGCGTTCTCCCGGACTTTGGCTGCCCCTGCTTTTCGTGGCGTTGTTCGTGGTCTATCCCCTGATCACAGGCAGCGTCAGCACGCGCGAGTCGATGTTTACCGTGCTCATGTCCATCGCCCTGGCCTCCAGTCTCAACATCCTGCTCGGCTACACCGGCTATGTCAGCTTCGGGCACATCGTTTACTTCGGGTTGGGCGGCTATGTCGGCTTCTATCTGATCGATGAGCAGGGCTGGCATCTCTTCCCGGCGGCGCTGCTGGGCGGGCTGGCCGCGGCGCTGCTGGCCCTGTTGCTGGGCCTCTCCATCCTGCGGCTGCGCGGGGCCTATTTTGCCCTGGCCACCATCGGCATCAACGAGGCCATGAAGGCCTTTGCCAAGCAGTTCTCGCTCTTCGGCGGGCCGAACGGCATGGAACTCAATTTCGCCGTCTACCGCGGCTATGGCGGGGCCAACACCGCCCTGTGGCTGGTGTTCTGGAGCCTGGCGGCGCTGGCCCTGATCGTCATCGTTGTCAGCTTCATGGTCAAGAAATCGAAATTTGGGCTGGGGCTGATGGCGATCCGCGAGGACGAGGACGCGGCCGAGGTGATGGGGGTGGTGGCCCCGCGGGCCAAGACCTGGGCCTATGTGCTCTCGGCCTTCTTCCCCGGCATCATCGGCGTGCTGTTTTTCTTCAAGAACGGCGTGATCGAGCCAGAAAGCGCCTTCCGCCTGCATCTCTCGATCGAATTGTTGGTGATGGTGATGCTGGGCGGGCAGGGCACGGTGTTGGGGCCAGCCCTGGGCGGCGCCGCCTACCAGATCTTGCGCCGCACCCTGCTCACCAGCCCCCTGTTCCGTGACATTCAGTTGGTCGTGGCCGGGGTGCTGCTGTTGCTCATCGTGCTCTTCATCCCCAGCGGCGCCGTCGGTTGGCTGCGCTCGCGCTGGGCGGCGCTACGGAGGGTGCTGGAATGA
- a CDS encoding response regulator transcription factor — protein sequence MSAHILVVDDEKPLREFISRNLSARGFQVTQATNGLEALGVFQSQPLDLIILDLMMPRLDGLEVTQRVRRSSQVPIIVLSALDEEHDKVLALDLGADDYLTKPFGVEELLARVRAALRRAGVSAPLPPAEGIRLGEVWLQPERGQVTVAGRAVRLTRTEMELLQLLMQHAGKVLTHRRLLQQVWGPEYGDESEYLRVYIGRLRRKIEADPANPVYLLTEHGVGYRFGYRFAP from the coding sequence ATGAGCGCCCACATCCTGGTCGTCGATGACGAGAAGCCGTTGCGCGAGTTCATCAGCCGCAATCTCAGCGCCCGCGGCTTTCAGGTGACGCAGGCGACGAATGGGCTGGAGGCGCTGGGCGTGTTCCAGTCGCAGCCGCTGGACTTGATCATCCTGGACTTGATGATGCCGCGGCTGGACGGGCTGGAGGTGACGCAGCGGGTGCGGCGCAGTTCGCAGGTGCCGATCATCGTGCTCAGCGCCCTGGACGAGGAGCATGACAAGGTGCTGGCGCTGGATTTGGGCGCGGATGATTACCTGACCAAGCCGTTTGGGGTGGAGGAGTTGCTGGCGCGGGTGCGGGCGGCGCTGCGCCGGGCCGGGGTCAGCGCGCCGCTGCCGCCGGCCGAGGGCATCCGCCTGGGCGAGGTGTGGTTGCAGCCGGAGCGGGGGCAGGTGACGGTGGCGGGCCGGGCGGTGCGTCTGACCCGCACCGAGATGGAGTTGTTGCAGCTGCTGATGCAGCACGCCGGCAAGGTGTTGACGCACCGCCGTCTCTTGCAGCAGGTGTGGGGGCCGGAATATGGCGATGAAAGCGAGTATCTGCGCGTCTACATCGGCCGCCTGCGCCGCAAGATCGAGGCCGACCCCGCCAACCCCGTCTACCTGCTGACCGAGCACGGCGTCGGCTACCGCTTCGGCTACCGCTTCGCCCCCTGA
- a CDS encoding ABC transporter ATP-binding protein — MAVLEVHDVASGYGELQILWGASLGLEQGQLTTLVGSNGAGKTTLLRAVVGQLKPWQGKVLFQGEDVSRLPPYAKAEMGLIMVPEGRQLFTDMTVRENLEMGATPQRARAHAARNLEKVFTFFPRLKERANQRSGTMSGGEQQMLAVARGIMSEPIVLMIDELSLGLAPVLTLDLFQSLRKLRREGLTLLLVEQNVRMALKVSDYAYVLSEGKVELHGPSREVENNEEVRRAYLGI, encoded by the coding sequence ATGGCCGTTCTCGAAGTCCACGATGTCGCCTCCGGTTACGGAGAATTGCAGATTCTGTGGGGGGCCAGCCTGGGCCTGGAGCAGGGCCAACTGACCACCCTGGTCGGCTCCAACGGCGCCGGCAAGACCACGCTGCTGCGCGCTGTGGTTGGGCAGCTCAAACCCTGGCAGGGCAAGGTGCTTTTCCAGGGCGAGGACGTGAGCCGGTTGCCGCCCTACGCCAAAGCCGAGATGGGGCTGATCATGGTGCCTGAGGGCCGCCAGCTCTTCACCGACATGACCGTGCGCGAGAACCTGGAGATGGGGGCCACGCCCCAGCGCGCCCGCGCCCACGCCGCCCGCAATCTGGAGAAGGTCTTCACGTTCTTTCCCCGCCTGAAGGAGCGCGCCAACCAACGTTCGGGCACCATGAGCGGCGGCGAGCAGCAGATGCTGGCCGTGGCCCGTGGGATCATGTCCGAACCGATCGTGCTCATGATCGATGAGTTGTCGCTGGGCCTGGCCCCGGTGCTCACCCTCGATCTCTTCCAATCGCTGCGCAAGCTGCGCCGCGAGGGCCTGACCCTCCTGCTGGTGGAGCAGAACGTGCGTATGGCCCTCAAGGTCAGCGACTATGCCTACGTGCTCAGCGAGGGCAAGGTGGAACTGCACGGCCCCTCGCGCGAGGTGGAGAACAACGAAGAGGTGCGTCGCGCCTACCTGGGTATCTGA
- a CDS encoding GAF domain-containing protein, with product MFSRLRRLPASRFRGAALRRDLGLQLLALYVLFIGPVLVGALIFDRVMQRNLEAEARAADVALAQAIALETDAALTNAVRTVQSLAGRREVQQGDVDGMRVTFANVLLARADVDLVYRLDAAGVMQYHFPEGPASTVGVDFSFREYFQAARASRGPVFSDGRISPTTGKPVATAVMPLLDASGVFQGVVATNLTLASLSETLRVIVGGAERGLVVSLVDARGQVIAHPALLTADLAADPLLTVRRGEDLGLPAALLPDWGAWQDGAVPRVLAGERGGVIATAPDGSEWLRSFVPIPVAGWGVIVQRPTSVAFAAIIRFHRLLLAAVGIYFLGGVFFWLALSRRVILPLERLAEFSQRVGQRRAAPAAQPPDMAIWEGRGDQIGHLARSLATMAEAIERRFEELGTLLETSRSVVSSLDADQVIASILEEVQRLSKVERAAIVALDKRLGVFRITASRGLSEAYVEQLRIESSEPFSPAMQALRWQTPVQIPDTEIELENVALRQRARAEGFRAVLAAPLVTQHAPPAVLILYRNLPRPFTETEQELVASFANHAAMAMEHAALFARSDAQLQEQTSRLEAIMESLADGLVLESLEGEVLFCNQAAADLLGVRRSVARRRRARDLTAALLASALHEGETTARARAAFAGRGERVVDFQRRDGAGRTQDVRLRIFDVTDAEGHLIGRGQYWQDITRDKNLDRMKSALLSTVSHELRTPLSSIKGFATTLLAQDVQWDAAAQREFVQIISQEADRLAVLVSNLLDLSRLEGGALRIRRELHALAAVIAETATREGRRLGAQLQLQLPDDLPMAWIDRPRLETVLRNLIENAVKYSPAGAGVEVSAAREDGQVVVRVRDFGPGVPPEQRQRVFERFYQVEGDGQRRIGSAGLGLAISKGFVEAHGGRIWVEEAEPGALFAFSLPLAPPEQEGESPA from the coding sequence ATGTTCAGCCGTCTGCGCCGATTGCCGGCCTCCCGCTTCCGGGGCGCGGCCCTGCGCCGTGACCTGGGTCTGCAACTGCTGGCCCTGTATGTGCTCTTCATTGGGCCGGTGCTGGTGGGCGCGCTCATCTTCGACCGGGTGATGCAGCGCAATCTGGAAGCGGAGGCGCGGGCAGCCGATGTGGCCCTGGCCCAGGCCATCGCCCTGGAAACCGACGCCGCCCTCACCAACGCCGTGCGCACGGTGCAGAGCCTGGCGGGGCGCCGCGAGGTGCAGCAGGGGGATGTCGATGGCATGCGCGTGACCTTTGCCAATGTGCTGCTGGCCCGCGCCGATGTCGACCTGGTTTACCGCCTCGACGCCGCCGGCGTCATGCAATACCACTTCCCCGAAGGCCCGGCCAGCACCGTAGGCGTCGATTTCTCCTTCCGCGAATATTTTCAGGCGGCGCGGGCCAGCCGCGGCCCGGTTTTCTCCGATGGCCGCATCTCCCCTACCACGGGCAAGCCGGTGGCCACGGCGGTGATGCCCCTGCTCGACGCCAGCGGCGTCTTCCAGGGCGTGGTGGCCACCAATCTCACCCTGGCCTCGCTGAGCGAGACGCTGCGGGTGATCGTGGGCGGGGCGGAACGGGGGCTGGTCGTCAGCCTTGTCGATGCCCGCGGGCAGGTCATCGCCCACCCCGCCCTGCTCACCGCCGACCTGGCTGCCGACCCCTTGCTGACGGTGCGGCGGGGCGAAGATCTGGGTCTGCCGGCGGCGCTGCTGCCCGACTGGGGGGCATGGCAAGATGGGGCGGTGCCGCGGGTGTTGGCCGGCGAGCGGGGCGGCGTCATCGCCACGGCGCCGGATGGCAGCGAGTGGCTGCGCTCCTTCGTCCCCATCCCCGTGGCTGGCTGGGGGGTGATCGTGCAGCGGCCGACCTCGGTCGCCTTTGCCGCCATCATTCGCTTTCACCGTCTGCTGCTGGCCGCGGTGGGCATCTATTTCCTGGGCGGCGTTTTCTTCTGGCTGGCCCTGTCGCGGCGGGTGATCTTGCCGCTGGAACGCCTGGCCGAGTTCAGCCAGAGGGTGGGGCAGCGCCGGGCGGCGCCAGCGGCGCAGCCGCCGGACATGGCCATCTGGGAGGGGCGAGGGGACCAGATCGGGCATCTGGCCCGTTCGTTGGCGACGATGGCCGAAGCGATCGAGCGTCGTTTCGAGGAACTGGGCACGCTGCTGGAGACCAGTCGCAGCGTGGTCAGCTCGCTCGACGCCGATCAGGTCATCGCCAGCATTCTGGAGGAGGTGCAGCGGCTGTCGAAGGTGGAGCGGGCGGCCATCGTCGCCCTGGACAAGCGCCTGGGCGTGTTCCGCATCACCGCCAGCCGTGGCCTTTCCGAAGCCTATGTCGAACAGCTGCGGATCGAGTCGTCCGAGCCTTTTTCGCCAGCGATGCAGGCCCTGCGGTGGCAGACGCCGGTGCAGATCCCGGACACTGAAATCGAGCTGGAGAATGTTGCCCTGCGCCAGCGGGCGCGGGCAGAGGGCTTTCGGGCCGTGCTGGCGGCGCCCCTGGTGACGCAACACGCCCCGCCGGCGGTGCTGATCCTCTACCGCAATCTTCCCCGGCCCTTCACCGAGACCGAGCAGGAGTTGGTGGCCAGTTTCGCCAACCATGCGGCCATGGCCATGGAGCATGCCGCCCTCTTTGCCCGCTCCGACGCGCAGTTGCAAGAGCAGACCTCGCGGCTGGAGGCGATCATGGAGAGTCTGGCCGATGGCCTGGTGCTGGAAAGCCTGGAGGGGGAGGTGTTGTTCTGCAATCAGGCGGCGGCGGATCTGCTGGGGGTGCGGCGGTCGGTGGCGCGGCGGCGGCGCGCCCGCGATCTGACGGCGGCGCTGCTGGCTTCGGCCCTGCACGAGGGGGAGACGACGGCGCGGGCGCGGGCCGCCTTTGCCGGGCGCGGGGAGCGCGTGGTCGATTTTCAGCGCCGGGATGGGGCGGGACGGACGCAGGATGTGCGGCTGCGCATCTTCGATGTCACCGACGCCGAGGGGCATTTGATCGGGCGGGGGCAGTATTGGCAGGACATCACCCGCGACAAGAATCTGGATCGGATGAAATCGGCCCTGCTCAGCACTGTTTCGCACGAATTGCGCACGCCGCTCAGCTCGATCAAGGGCTTCGCCACCACGCTGCTGGCCCAGGATGTGCAGTGGGACGCGGCGGCGCAGCGCGAGTTCGTGCAGATCATCAGCCAGGAGGCGGATCGGCTGGCGGTGCTGGTCAGCAATTTGCTCGATCTGTCGCGGCTGGAAGGGGGGGCGCTGCGCATCCGCCGCGAGTTGCACGCGCTCGCGGCCGTGATCGCGGAGACGGCGACCCGGGAAGGGCGGCGGTTGGGCGCTCAGTTGCAGTTGCAGCTGCCGGACGACCTGCCGATGGCCTGGATCGACCGCCCGCGGCTGGAGACGGTGCTGCGCAATCTGATCGAGAACGCGGTCAAGTATTCGCCGGCGGGGGCAGGTGTGGAGGTGAGCGCGGCGCGGGAGGATGGGCAGGTGGTGGTGCGGGTGCGCGATTTCGGGCCAGGCGTGCCGCCGGAGCAGCGCCAGCGGGTGTTCGAGCGTTTCTATCAGGTCGAGGGGGATGGGCAGCGACGCATCGGCAGCGCCGGGCTGGGGCTGGCCATCAGCAAGGGCTTTGTGGAGGCGCACGGGGGCCGCATCTGGGTGGAGGAGGCGGAGCCGGGGGCGCTGTTTGCCTTCTCGTTACCGCTGGCGCCGCCAGAACAGGAGGGGGAAAGCCCGGCATGA
- a CDS encoding ABC transporter ATP-binding protein: MILQVDNVSKQFGGLTAVKNVSFDLPEGQILGLIGPNGAGKTTLFNCINGVYTPTRGKVSFRGQDITGAPTYRAAKLGLARTHQIVRPLNELTVRENVIVGACYGREGLGLARAEAVADEVLAFVGLAPRAGMLAGSLNVAQKKRLEMARALAARPYLLLLDEVLAGLNTTEVSGMIATIRQIKAQGVTIIMIEHIMHAVMNLSDRLIVLNYGEMIAQGAPAEVSQDPLVIEAYLGDPDLAARLLEEERG; encoded by the coding sequence ATGATCCTGCAAGTCGACAACGTCAGCAAGCAGTTTGGCGGGCTGACCGCCGTCAAAAACGTTAGCTTCGACCTGCCCGAAGGCCAGATCTTGGGGCTGATCGGCCCCAACGGCGCCGGCAAGACCACTCTTTTCAACTGCATCAACGGCGTCTACACGCCCACCCGCGGCAAAGTCTCGTTTCGCGGGCAGGACATCACCGGCGCCCCCACCTACCGCGCCGCCAAGCTGGGGCTGGCCCGCACCCACCAGATCGTGCGCCCGCTGAATGAGCTGACCGTGCGCGAGAATGTGATCGTCGGCGCCTGCTACGGTCGCGAGGGCCTGGGCCTGGCCAGGGCTGAGGCGGTGGCCGATGAGGTGCTGGCCTTCGTGGGCCTGGCCCCCCGCGCCGGCATGTTGGCCGGCAGCCTCAACGTCGCCCAGAAAAAGCGGCTGGAGATGGCCCGGGCCCTGGCTGCCCGCCCCTACCTGCTGCTGCTGGACGAGGTGTTGGCTGGCCTCAACACCACCGAGGTCAGCGGCATGATCGCCACCATCCGCCAGATCAAGGCGCAGGGGGTCACGATCATCATGATCGAACACATCATGCACGCGGTGATGAACCTCTCCGACCGCCTCATCGTGCTCAACTACGGCGAGATGATCGCCCAGGGCGCGCCGGCCGAGGTCTCGCAGGATCCGCTGGTGATCGAAGCCTACCTGGGCGACCCGGACCTGGCCGCCCGCCTGTTGGAAGAGGAGAGAGGATAG
- a CDS encoding ThiF family adenylyltransferase has product MNLARYQRQMIFHGLGEAGQRKLLASTVAIIGCGATGSVLANHLARAGVGRLRLVDRDYVELNNLQRQLLFDEDDLAAGLPKAVAAERRLRRINSEIAIEGVVADFNPGNALELLKDADLALDGTDNFEARYLLNDACLSLGLPWVYTGVVASYGMTATLIPDGAAARMERTATGCLQCLLGAEPATGGATCDTAGVLGPIVDVLASISAGEAIKLLVGGGDLNQGLIHIDLWDNSFETFKWAGRDPDCPACAGGDYRFLNAEVGSRSAVLCGRNAVQVSVPHARLDLESVAVRLQPLGQVKHSPHLLRAVIDGYEISLFPDGRAIIKGTEDADVARSLYARYVGV; this is encoded by the coding sequence ATGAACCTCGCGCGCTATCAACGCCAAATGATCTTCCACGGCCTGGGCGAAGCCGGGCAGCGCAAACTGCTGGCAAGCACCGTAGCCATCATTGGTTGCGGCGCCACCGGCTCGGTCCTGGCCAATCACCTGGCCCGCGCCGGCGTGGGGCGCTTGCGGCTGGTGGACAGGGACTATGTGGAACTAAACAACTTGCAGCGCCAGCTGTTGTTCGACGAAGACGACCTGGCCGCAGGCTTGCCCAAAGCCGTGGCTGCCGAACGCCGTCTGCGCCGGATCAACAGCGAGATCGCCATCGAGGGTGTGGTGGCCGACTTCAACCCCGGCAATGCCCTGGAACTGCTCAAGGACGCCGACCTGGCGCTGGATGGCACGGACAACTTCGAGGCCCGCTATCTGCTCAACGATGCCTGTCTTAGCCTCGGCCTGCCGTGGGTCTACACTGGCGTCGTCGCCTCCTACGGCATGACCGCCACCCTCATCCCCGATGGCGCCGCCGCCCGGATGGAAAGGACGGCGACCGGCTGCCTGCAATGTCTGTTGGGCGCTGAGCCGGCCACCGGCGGGGCCACCTGCGACACCGCCGGCGTGTTGGGGCCGATTGTGGATGTGCTGGCCTCGATCTCGGCGGGCGAAGCGATCAAGCTGCTGGTGGGCGGCGGCGACCTCAACCAGGGTCTGATCCATATCGATCTCTGGGACAACAGCTTCGAGACGTTCAAGTGGGCCGGCCGCGACCCCGACTGCCCGGCCTGCGCCGGCGGCGACTACCGCTTCCTGAACGCCGAAGTGGGCAGCCGCAGCGCCGTCCTCTGCGGCCGCAACGCCGTGCAGGTCAGCGTCCCGCACGCCCGCCTCGATCTCGAGTCGGTGGCCGTTCGCCTTCAGCCACTCGGCCAGGTCAAGCACAGCCCCCATCTCCTGCGCGCCGTCATCGACGGCTACGAGATCAGCCTGTTCCCCGACGGGCGCGCCATCATCAAAGGCACCGAGGACGCGGACGTGGCCCGCAGCCTCTACGCGCGGTATGTTGGGGTGTAG
- a CDS encoding branched-chain amino acid ABC transporter permease, with the protein MSQLLQYLADGLLIGVVYGIAAMGLTLIFGVMSVINLAHGPIIALGMFGVYLCFTVLGLNPFLALILVALLGLLLGLIIYVVAVHRVLNAPHLSSLLATFAVNMIIIGLGTTIWSTSFRNVDYSLGTVQAAGISLPAARVVAALIALLVTGVLYWFLYRTRPGKNVRAVANNRTAAELMGIPSTRVLALSFGIGAMLAAIAGGLIGTILPFTILSGGAYELKSFVIVVLGGLGNPLGALVGGLILGLIEGVIPAFTEVGWVPVFEFVLFVLLLLLRPQGLFGAKK; encoded by the coding sequence ATGAGCCAACTCCTGCAATATCTGGCCGACGGGCTTCTCATCGGTGTGGTCTACGGCATCGCCGCCATGGGCCTGACCTTGATCTTCGGGGTGATGAGTGTGATCAACCTGGCGCACGGCCCCATCATCGCCCTGGGCATGTTCGGGGTCTATCTCTGCTTCACCGTGCTGGGCCTCAACCCCTTTCTCGCCCTGATCCTGGTGGCGCTGCTGGGCCTGCTGCTGGGTCTGATCATCTATGTCGTGGCCGTGCACCGGGTGCTGAACGCCCCCCATCTCTCCAGTTTGCTGGCCACCTTCGCCGTCAATATGATCATCATCGGCCTGGGCACCACGATCTGGTCGACCAGCTTTCGCAATGTCGATTATTCGCTGGGCACGGTGCAGGCGGCCGGCATCTCCTTGCCGGCGGCGCGGGTGGTGGCGGCGCTGATCGCCTTGCTGGTCACGGGGGTGCTGTACTGGTTCCTCTACCGCACGCGACCGGGCAAGAACGTGCGGGCGGTGGCCAACAACCGCACCGCGGCGGAGCTGATGGGCATCCCCTCGACGCGGGTGCTGGCGCTCAGCTTCGGCATCGGCGCCATGTTGGCCGCCATCGCCGGCGGGCTGATCGGTACGATCTTGCCCTTCACCATCCTGTCGGGCGGGGCGTATGAGTTGAAGAGTTTTGTGATCGTGGTGCTGGGCGGGCTGGGCAACCCCTTGGGCGCGCTCGTGGGCGGGCTGATCTTGGGCCTGATCGAGGGCGTCATCCCCGCCTTCACCGAGGTCGGTTGGGTGCCGGTGTTCGAATTCGTGCTCTTCGTCCTGCTGCTGTTGTTGCGGCCCCAGGGTCTGTTCGGAGCGAAAAAATGA
- a CDS encoding DUF1294 domain-containing protein: MSKSSPKQTYSLIFILLVAILFLVLAIFTAINPFLLWLIAATVITFALYGYDKAQAKRGGGRVPEIVLHGAALAGGFLGGWAGMYLFRHKTLHTGFKIVLALATVLWLVLLYFIFFA, encoded by the coding sequence ATGTCAAAATCATCGCCCAAGCAAACCTATAGCCTCATTTTTATCTTGTTGGTCGCCATCCTATTTCTCGTTCTGGCCATTTTCACCGCCATCAACCCCTTTCTGTTGTGGCTGATCGCGGCGACGGTCATCACCTTTGCGCTCTACGGCTACGACAAGGCCCAGGCCAAGCGCGGGGGCGGGCGCGTGCCCGAAATCGTGCTGCACGGCGCTGCGCTGGCGGGCGGTTTTCTGGGCGGGTGGGCGGGAATGTACCTCTTTCGGCACAAGACCCTGCACACCGGCTTCAAGATCGTCCTCGCCCTGGCCACCGTGCTCTGGCTCGTCCTCCTCTATTTCATCTTCTTTGCCTGA